The proteins below come from a single Gossypium raimondii isolate GPD5lz chromosome 2, ASM2569854v1, whole genome shotgun sequence genomic window:
- the LOC105788051 gene encoding uncharacterized protein LOC105788051 isoform X1 yields MLTHRRSSAKASSLPTILMTPISTKKTKKNRYGGGVVALKHVEVPIPTPNKENQLPFFPILPENLGTARLVVDFDRWWTGEESVNVLLEAAGQDNRIFFFYFPHLGMIMVALELRFSHRKRNTCTMPYFHLRTAKEILKLKAY; encoded by the exons ATGTTGACACACCGGAGATCTTCGGCGAAGGCGTCGTCGCTTCCGACAATTTTGATGACTCCGATATCgactaaaaaaacaaagaagaatcg CTATGGTGGAGGCGTTGTTGCTTTGAAG CATGTTGAAGTTCCGATCCCAACTCCAAATAAAG aAAACCAACTTCCCTTCTTTCCCATACTGCCAGAAAATTTAGGGACCGCACGACTTGTGGTTGATTTCGATAGGTGGTGGACTGGTGAGGAATCTGTGAATGTTCTCTTAGAAGCCGCAGGCCAAG acaaccgtattttctttttctatttcccacACTTGGGTATGATAATGGTAGCATTGGAGTTGAGGTTCTCACACCGAAAAAG gaacaCATGCACTATGCCCTATTTTCATTTAAGGACCGCCAAGGAAATTCTGAAACTGAAAGCTTATTGA
- the LOC105788051 gene encoding uncharacterized protein LOC105788051 isoform X3: MLTHRRSSAKASSLPTILMTPISTKKTKKNRYGGGVVALKHVEVPIPTPNKENQLPFFPILPENLGTARLVVDFDRWWTGEESVNVLLEAAGQGTHALCPIFI; the protein is encoded by the exons ATGTTGACACACCGGAGATCTTCGGCGAAGGCGTCGTCGCTTCCGACAATTTTGATGACTCCGATATCgactaaaaaaacaaagaagaatcg CTATGGTGGAGGCGTTGTTGCTTTGAAG CATGTTGAAGTTCCGATCCCAACTCCAAATAAAG aAAACCAACTTCCCTTCTTTCCCATACTGCCAGAAAATTTAGGGACCGCACGACTTGTGGTTGATTTCGATAGGTGGTGGACTGGTGAGGAATCTGTGAATGTTCTCTTAGAAGCCGCAGGCCAAG gaacaCATGCACTATGCCCTATTTTCATTTAA
- the LOC105788051 gene encoding uncharacterized protein LOC105788051 isoform X2, with product MAENLMHALQYNSYGGGVVALKHVEVPIPTPNKENQLPFFPILPENLGTARLVVDFDRWWTGEESVNVLLEAAGQDNRIFFFYFPHLGMIMVALELRFSHRKRNTCTMPYFHLRTAKEILKLKAY from the exons ATGGCTGAAAATCTTATGCATGCTTTACAATATAACAGCTATGGTGGAGGCGTTGTTGCTTTGAAG CATGTTGAAGTTCCGATCCCAACTCCAAATAAAG aAAACCAACTTCCCTTCTTTCCCATACTGCCAGAAAATTTAGGGACCGCACGACTTGTGGTTGATTTCGATAGGTGGTGGACTGGTGAGGAATCTGTGAATGTTCTCTTAGAAGCCGCAGGCCAAG acaaccgtattttctttttctatttcccacACTTGGGTATGATAATGGTAGCATTGGAGTTGAGGTTCTCACACCGAAAAAG gaacaCATGCACTATGCCCTATTTTCATTTAAGGACCGCCAAGGAAATTCTGAAACTGAAAGCTTATTGA